A stretch of Carya illinoinensis cultivar Pawnee chromosome 14, C.illinoinensisPawnee_v1, whole genome shotgun sequence DNA encodes these proteins:
- the LOC122294594 gene encoding probable xyloglucan endotransglucosylase/hydrolase protein 32, which produces MPSHSSSLFMARPLWFLTLCFMISSSSAEGPPSPGYYPSSKINSISFLQGFRNLWGPQNQRADQGSIALSLDSSSGSGFKSLHPYRSGYFGAAIKLQPGYTAGVITSFYLSNNQDYPGNHDEIDIEFLGTTTDKPYILQTNVYVGGSGDRNIIGREMRFHLWFDPTQDYHRYAVLWRPSEIIFLVDDVPIRTYPRKSDSTFPLRPMYLYGSIWDASSWATEDGKYKADYHYQPFIGRYTDFKLDGCAADGPASCRPPSASPDSSGGLTQQQHSAMAWVQGNYMVYNYCRDPKRDHTLTPEC; this is translated from the exons ATGCCATCTCATTCCTCCTCTCTCTTCATGGCTCGGCCTCTATGGTTTCTTACTCTATGTTTCATGATTTCTTCAAGTAGTGCTGAGGGTCCACCTTCACCTGGCTACTACCCAAGTTCCAAAATCAATTCCATAAGCTTCCTCCAAGGCTTTAGAAACCTCTGGGGTCCTCAGAATCAGAGAGCTGACCAGGGCTCAATAGCACTCTCGCTTGATAGTAGCTCAG GAAGTGGTTTCAAGTCACTGCATCCATATCGTTCTGGGTATTTTGGTGCTGCCATCAAGCTCCAACCTGGTTATACTGCTGGGGTCATTACTTCATTTTAT CTTTCAAACAACCAAGACTACCCTGGGAACCACGATGAAATCGACATTGAGTTCCTTGGAACTACAACAGATAAGCCGTATATTTTGCAGACGAATGTATATGTCGGTGGAAGTGGAGACAGAAATATTATTGGAAGAGAGATGAGGTTTCATCTCTGGTTTGATCCAACCCAAGATTATCACAGATATGCTGTACTTTGGAGACCCAGTGAGATAAT ATTCCTAGTGGACGATGTGCCAATCAGGACGTATCCAAGGAAAAGCGATTCCACATTTCCACTAAGACCAATGTATCTGTACGGATCGATTTGGGATGCATCATCCTGGGCAACTGAGGACGGAAAATACAAAGCCGATTATCACTACCAACCCTTCATTGGAAGGTACACAGATTTCAAGCTAGACGGTTGTGCCGCCGATGGGCCTGCATCGTGCCGTCCACCGTCTGCTTCGCCCGATAGCTCCGGCGGCCTGACCCAACAGCAGCACTCGGCCATGGCATGGGTCCAGGGGAACTATATGGTTTACAACTACTGTCGGGATCCAAAGAGAGACCACACCCTCACACCCGAGTGTTAG